The Equus quagga isolate Etosha38 chromosome 12, UCLA_HA_Equagga_1.0, whole genome shotgun sequence genome includes a region encoding these proteins:
- the C12H20orf204 gene encoding uncharacterized protein C20orf204 homolog: MVPPKPVVWVLLLALLGIVPRQAALRACSVPDVLHHYRAVIFEDLQAVVRRVGPGAEGTGPGSRDLYFIKKNLTGAATPQRRGLMGASCGAQKEHSILLSIASLGQTLRGAVAGGRRGALEKAAWAVAVRIEAVMQRHCWTLRQRSRRPERRPARRRGGRRRLLLRALDAVATCWEKLFALRAAGTDGSRPPGRRRRAGGPWIVGASPVGGRLRAPDLLGGLG; this comes from the exons ATG GTGCCCCCCAAGCCCGTGGTCTGGGTGCTCCTGCTGGCGCTGCTAGGGATCGTGCCACGCCAGGCTGCACTCCGTGCTTGCAGCGTCCCTGACGTGCTCCACCACTACCGTGCGGTCATCTTCGAGGACTTGCAGGCTGTTGTAAGACGTGTTGGGCCAGGGGCCGAAGGGACCGGGCCAGGGTCCAGAGACCtctatttcattaagaaaaaccTGACTGGAGCTGCAACCCCCCAGCGGCGTGGACTGATGGGAGCCTCTTGTGGCGCCCAGAAG gaGCACAGTATCCTCCTGTCCATCGCGTCCCTGGGTCAGACCCTGCGTGGGGCGGTGGCGGGGGGCCGCCGCGGGGCGCTGGAGAAAGCGGCATGGGCCGTGGCCGTGCGCATCGAGGCGGTGATGCAACGCCACTGCTGGACGCTGCGCCAG CGGAGCCGCAGGCCGGAGAGGCGACCCGCGCGGCGTCGTGGCGGCCGGAGGCGGCTGCTGCTGCGCGCCCTGGACGCCGTCGCCACCTGCTGGGAGAAGCTCTTCGCGCTGCGCGCCGCGGGCACAGACGGCTCCCGGCCGCCCGGGCGGCGGCGAAGAGCCGGCGGGCCGTGGATCGTGGGCGCCAGCCCGGTCGGTGGACGACTGCGTGCTCCCGATCTCCTCGGCGGCCTCGGTTGA